GGATCGTCCCGATCCCCTGAGTGATGACGTGGTGCGGGACCTGCTCGATGTCCCCGTCGAAGAAGCGCGCGTTGTCCACCCGCGTCTGCTCCGTCAGCGTCTTGATCCGCGTACGGGACGCGATCGACGAGCACGGCTCGTTGAAGCCGATGTGCCCGTCCGTGCCGATGCCGAGCAGCTGGAGGTCGACACCTCCGGCCTCGGCGAGCGCCTTGTCGTACGCCACGCACGCCGCCTGCACGTCCTCGGCGCTGCCGTCGGGCCCCATGAAGGAGCTCTCGCTCAGCCCGAGCGGCTCGACGACCTCACGCAGGACCACGGAACGGTACGACTCCGGGTGCCCGGCGGGCAGCCCCACGTACTCGTCGAGCTGGCAGATGCGGGCCCGCGAGGCATCCACGGAACCGGCCGCGACCTTGGCCGCCAGGGCTTCGTAGATGGGCAGGGGAGTGGAGCCGGTGGCGACACCGAGCAGGGCGTCAGGCTTACGACGCACCAGGGCGGCCATGGCCTCCGCGATGAGCTCGCCGCCTGCCGTGGCGTCCGGGACGATGACAACTTCCACGCTGGGCCTGCCGATCTGGAGAGGGGCTCGAAAGTGCTGGTGGTATAGACCAATCTAGCAGAGCTGCGCCGCTGGAACAGCAGTGCTGCACCGCCAGAACAGCCGATTCCGCCGCTCTTCGGTCCATGCTCGACTCTCCACCCCGCCTCCGCCCGTCGAACCGTGCACGGGGCCGGTGCGCAGGAGCCGTGCGCAGGAGCCGTGCACGGGGGCCGGTAGGCGTAAGCGCCCGGTCATACGCCCAGCACGGAACCTCCCGTCGCGTCGATGTACTGGCCGGTGATCCAGCGTGCGTCCTCCGAGGCCACGAAGGAGACGATGTCCGCCACGTCCGCGGGCTGGCCTATCCGGTCGAAGGTCGAGTACTTCGCCAGGTCCGTGCGCTGGGCCTCGGGCATCGCGTCCATCATTTCGGTCTGGATGATGCCGGGCGCGACCGCGTTCACCGTGATCCCGCGGGGGCCGAGCTCCTGCGCGAGCGTGTGCGTCAGCACGTTCACCGCGCCCTTCGTCATCGAATACGCCACGGTGACCGGGAACGCGATGCGCGTGACGCCCGACGAGATGTTGATGATCCGGCCGCCGTCGCGCAGCCGGTCCAGGCCTTTCTGGACCACGAAGAACAGCGCCTTCGTATTGACCGCGAACACGCGGTCGAAATCCTCTTCCTGGACTTCTCCCACATGGCTGTACAGCCCGATGCCGGCGTTGTTCACCAGGATGTCCAAGCCGTCCGCGTGCCGGTCGAACTCCGCCCAGAGCGCCTCGGCGTCCCCGGGCACCCCCAGCTCGGCGCCGAACGCGAAGGCGGAGCCGCCCGCCGCCTCGATCGCCGCCACCGTCTCCTTCGCGGCCACCTCATTGCTGCCGTAGTGCACCGCGACCCGCGCCCCGTCCCGGCCCAGGCGCTCGGCGATCCCCCGCCCGATGCCCCGGCTGCCGCCCGTGACCAGCGCGGTCTTCCCCGCAAGCCTGCTCGTGCCCGTGTGTGCACCCATGACGGACGCCCCCTCTTTCTCTAGTGGTCACTACAGAAAGAACGCTACCCCACGCCCGTCCTCTTTTTCTAGTGCCCGCTATACAATTCACTCCATGGCGACGAAACAGCGCGGCCGCCCCCGCTCCTTCGACCGCGAGACGGCCCTGGAACACGCGATCCGCACGTTCTGGGAGAACGGGTACGAGGGGACCTCCGTCTCCGACCTCACCCGGGTCATGGGCATCGGCGCCCCGAGTCTCTACGCGGCCTTCGGCGACAAGCGCACCCTTTTCGACGAGGTCGTGGTGCGGTACGGGGCGACGCACGGCGCCTTCGGCGGACGCGCCTTCGAGGAGGAGCCGACCGTGCGCGACGCGGTGTCGCGGATGCTGCGCGAGGCTGCGGCGGAGTTCACCGACCCCGGCCACCCCCGCGGCTGCCTCGTCGTCACCGCGGCCACCAACTGCACGACGCCGGAGGTGGAGGGGGCCCTGCGGGAGCGCAGGAACGCGAATGTGGCGGACATCGAGTCCCGCATCCGCGCATCCGTCGCGGCCGGGGAGCTGCCCGACCGCACCGACCCCGCAGGCCTCGCCCGTTACACGGCGGCGGTCTTCCAGGGGATGTCGCAACAGGCCAGGGACGGCGCCACCAGGGAGGATCTGGAGGCGGTGGCCGATCTCGCCATGGCGGCGTGGCCGCGGTCCCGGGCGGTCGTCGGCGAAGACCGCGCGTCGGCACCGACAATGTGAGAAAGTCGGCTCCGATTGTCGGAGAAAGAGACAACAACAAACATCTGCCGACGCATAGACATAGGAGAATGGTCTAGTCCACAATGCGTGGGTAAAGCCTCCGCCCTCCCCGCACAGGAGAGCGGACCGAGGAACCGGCGCTCTCTGCCCTGACCGCGTCGGATCCTCAAGATCGGCCGTTCAGTACCGCACATTCTGACGGCCGATGCACCTGAAGGGCTGCGGTGCCGTGGGCGGGCTGAGGGTCCCGCCCTGGCGCCGCGGCTCGACGGGGGTCGCCGGACGCGAAAGGTACGCTCCACACGTGCCCTCCATGAACGACCTCGTACGCCAGCACACCGCTCTCGGTGACTCCGATCTCGAGTGGCTGCATCTGCTGGTCTCGGAGTGGCAGCTGCTCTCCGACCTCTCCTTCGCCGATCTGGTCCTCTGGGTCCCCACCCTCGACGGCACCCGCTATGTCTCCGTGGCACAGATGCGGCCCAACACCGGGCCCACCTCCTACCAGGACGACATGGTCGGCCACCTCGTCCCGCGCGGCCGTCGGCCCCTCCTGGACGCCGCCCTGGACGAGGGGCGCATCGTGCGCGAGGGCGACCCGGAGTGGCGCGAGGAGGTGCCGGTGCGCGTCGAGTCCATCCCCGTACGCAGGGAGGGACGCGTCCTCGGCGTCATCGCCCGCAACACCAACCTCCTGACGGTCCGCACGCCGTCCCGCCTGGAGCTGACCTACCTCCAGTCGGCGTCCGACCTCGCACAGATGATCGCGGCCGGGTCGTTCCCGTTCCCGGGACAGCAGGTGGACATGGACGCCTCCCCGCGCGTGGGGGACGGTCTGCTGCGGCTCGACGCGGACGGCGTGGTGCAGTACGCGTCGCCGAACGCCCTCTCCGCGTACCACCGTCTGGGTCTCGCATCCGACCTCGTCGGCCACCACCTGGGGACGGCGACGGCCGAACTCGCCCCGTCCCGCGGCCCGGTGGACGAAGCGCTCGCCAAGGTCGCGAGCGGCTGGGCGCCGCGCGAGTTCGAGATCGAGGGCGGCGACGGCGTGATCCAGCTCCGCGCGATCCCGCTCAAACCCAAGGGACCGCGCATCGGTTCACTGGTCCTCCTGCGCGACGTGACCGAACTGCGTCGCCGCGAGCGGGAGTTGATCACCAAGGACGCGACCATCCGGGAAATCCACCACCGGGTGAAGAACAACCTGCAGACGGTCGCCGCGCTGCTGCGGCTGCAGGCCCGCCGCATCGACTCCGCCAAGGGCCGCGAGGCGCTCGAAGAAGCCGTGCGACGCGTGGGTTCCATCGCCATCGTCCACGAGACGCTCTCCCAGAACCTCGACGAGCGCGTGGAGTTCGACGAGATCGCCGACCGGGTGCTCGCGATGGTCGCCGAGATCTCACCCGGCAAGGTCACGGGCCGACGCACCGGCCGCTTCGGGATTCTCGACGCGGAGGTCGCGACGCCGCTGTCGATGGTGCTCACGGAGATCCTGCAGAACGCGCTGGAGCACGGTTTCCGCGAGGGGGACACCGGCATGGTCGAGGTGTCGGCGGTGCGCGGCGGCACCACCAAGGACGCGCGGCTGCTCATCACCGTCCACGACGACGGCATCGGTCTGCCCGAGGGCTTCGACCCCCACCGCTCGGGCAATCTCGGTCTGCAGATCGTCCGCACCCTGGTCGAGGGGGAGCTCGGCGGCACCTTCGACATGGTCCCGGCGCCGGAGCGCGGCACGCAGGTGCTCCTGGACATCCCGGTCCGCGGCGACAAGTAGCGGACGCAAGACGCGAGGCGCATACAAGTAGCGGACGGAAAGCACGTACGAGCAGCGCACGAAAGCAGTGAGCCCCGGACCGAAGGGTCCGGGGCTCACTGCTCACGTTGCGTTGCGCATCGGGGGTACTGCGCGGCTGCGGCTCGGGGGCGGGAGTTGCGTACACGCTGTACGCGCCGCCAAGCTCAGGCTCGTGTGGGGTGTGGGCGTCAGGCGCTGGCCTGGCGTGCACGGTTGCGAGCGGCGCGGCGCTTCATTGCGCGGCGCTCGTCCTCGCTGAGGCCACCCCAGACGCCGGAGTCCTGGCCGGACTCGAGCGCCCACTGCAGGCACTGCTCCATGACGGGGCAGCGGCGGCAGACGGCCTTGGCTTCCTCGATCTGCAGCAGCGCAGGACCGGTGTTGCCGATGGGGAAGAAGAGCTCGGGGTCTTCCTCGCGGCAAACGGCGTTGTGACGCCAGTCCATGGCTGCTACCTCTCCTTGGTATTACATGCAGGTTGCTTGTGAATGTGAACGCTTTCACGAATCCCCCCGCACGGGAAGGGCCGACGCCCAGTTGCCTGGTGTGGACCTGTGGTGGAGGAGGGGTTCTGGCTCTCTGTGGGGCCGATGTTGCGGGCCGTCCCGATCGCCATGTAGAGATTCGCAAACCTCGGCGGCGGATACAACCCCTTCAGGAAAGTTTTTTTTGATTCCTCAGTGTCGGCTGGGTCACAGCCGTACTTCCATGGGGTGGACCCTGGTTTAAACGTTCGAGTGAAAGGACTTTAGGCCCTTCTACTCACACAATCACACGCAGTGCACGGCGTACGCCTGTGAACGTCACGCTCGTCCGTAGCCCCAAGTGGTCACCGTCCATCTGGAGGGGCAGAGGAACCTTTGAATGCAAGGTGAAGTCCGTGAGGTCGTGGAGCGTAACTGCGTGCTTACCGTGCGGTCCCCGCTCCGGCGTCGACGTCAGGAGCTGGGTGCCGTATCGGGCCACCGCGGCCGTGGAGAGCTTCTTCAGACCCAGCACGTCGAGGGCCGTGTCGAAGGAAGCCCGCGGTGACGCGTACAGAGGGCGATTGCCCAGGTAGGAGTACGGAGAGGTGTTGCAGACTATCGACATCACCAGGTCCGTCACCGGGTCCTCGCCGGGCCGCTCCAGGGTGATCATTCCGCGCCTGCGGTGGGGCTCGTCGATGAACTGGCGCAGCACCTGACGCACGTAGAGCGCATGAGTCGACCGGCGGCCGAGCTCGCGCTGCTGTTCGACCCTGCCCACCACGCCGCCGTCGAAGCCGAGGCCCGCGCAGAACGTGAACCAGCGCGAGGGCACCGCCTCGTCCTCAGTGCCCGGTGTGCCGCCCGCGATGCCCAGACCCACCGTGCGCTCACTCCCCTCGCGCAAGGCGTCCAGGAGGGCGCCGGTGGCCTCCACGGCGTCATTGGGCAGCCCGAGGGCGCGCGCGAAGACGTTGGTGGAGCCGCCGGGCACGACGGCGAGGCGGGGGAGGCGGTCCGGATCGGGGCCGTGGTGCAGCAGACCGTTGACGACCTCGTTGACGGTGCCGTCGCCGCCGAGGGCGACGACCAGCTCGATGTCCTTGCTCTCCGCGGCCTGCCGGCCGAGGTCCCTGGCGTGCCCGCGGTACTCGGTGGTGACCGCGTCGAGCTTCATCTCGCTCGCCAGCGCGTGGACCAGCACATCACGCGTACGCGCGCTGGTGGTGGTTGCCGCCGGGTTGACCACGAGAAGTGCACGCATGCGAAGCAGACTACCTAGCGCTCTTTACCCGGCCTAGACCGAGGTGCCGGGGCGGACGCCCCCAGGGCTACCCTGCAGGGGTGAGTAATCAGCGGAAAACCACCCCCGAAGCCCCGGAGTCGCCCGAGCCGGGGCAGCGGCCCGCGCGGGTGACCGCCGCCGCGGCCCTGGTCGCACTGGAGGGCCTCGCCCTCGTCGCCGGGGGCGTCTACATGCTCGCGCTGGGCGTCACCGGATCGTCCGACGACTCCCGGCAGGCCTGGACGGGTGGCATCACGCTGATCGTCCTCGCGCTGCTTCCGCTGCTCGCCGCGCGAGGGCTCCTGAAGCTGCGCCGGTGGGCCAGGGGGCCCGCGATCATCACGCAGATCATGGCGCTGCCGGTGGCCTGGCAGATGCTGCAGGCCGACAGCCTGGCGATCCCGGCCGGCATCGTGCTCGGGCTCTGCGCCGTCGCCTCGCTGGTCTTCCTGATCAACCCGGCGACGACCGAGGCCCTCGGAATCCAGGGCCCCGGCAACGTCCAGGATCAGAAGTAGCGACTCAGGGCGGCCGGAAGCGTCAGCTACGGAGAGTGACTACTCCTCGACGAGGAGCTTCTCCCGCAGCTGCGCCAGCGTGCGCGCCAGCAGGCGGGATACGTGCATCTGCGAGATGCCGACCTCCTGCGCGATCTGCGACTGGGTCATGTTGCCGAAGAAACGCAGCAGCAGGATGCGCTTCTCGCGCGGGGGCAGGTCCTCCAGAAGCGGCTTGAGGGACTCGCGGTACTCGACGCCCTCCAGCGCCTCGTCCTCGGCGCCGAGGGTGTCCGCGACGGCCGGGGACTCGTCGTCCGTGTCGGGGACGTCCAGGGACAGCGTCGAGTACGCGTTCGCGGACTCCAGGCCCTCCAGGACCTCCTCTTCGGAGATGGCCAGCTTCTCGGCCAGCTCGTGCACCGTGGGGGAGCGGCCGTGCAGCTGGGACAGCTCCGCCGTCGCCGTCGTCAGCGCGAGACGCAGCTCCTGGAGACGCCGCGGGACGCGGACCGCCCACCCCTTGTCGCGGAAGTGCCGCTTGATCTCACCGACGACCGTCGGCGTCGCGTACGTGGAGAACTCCACGCCGCGCTCCGGGTCGAAGCGGTCCACGGACTTGATCAGGCCGATCGTGGCGACCTGGGTGAGGTCGTCCAGGGGCTCGCCGCGGTTGCGGAAGCGGCGGGCCAGGTGCTCGACGAGCGGCAGGTGCATGCGGACCAGCTGGTTGCGCAGCTCCGCGTACTCCCGACTGCCACCGTCCAGGGTGCGCAGCTCGATGAACATCGCGCGTGCGCCGCTGCGGTCCTGCGGATCGTGCCGAACGTGCTCGCTCATGTTTCCCGCCCGTCGCCCGCCGCCCCGGCCGGAGAGCTGCTTGAGCTCGTCCCTGGCGGTCGGCTCTGCCTGCTCCGACACATCGGCCACCCTCGGCGGACCCGACTGGTCCGACTCCTCCGGGTGCGGTTTGGCCTGCTGTTCGGGGATTCCGGTGGTCATACGGCGCAACCCCTCCCTGCCGCCGGCGGGCATACCTCGTGTGCCGCGCTCTTCGTCCCGCACCGGCCCGTCCCCGTCCCTCACGCCGGCCCGGGTCCCGCGCCGCGCTTCTTGTAGAGGCTGATCGAGACGGTGTTGTCCTCGGCGACGGTCGAGTCCACCTGGCCCGCGAGGGCCGACAGCACCGTCCAGGCGAAGGTGTCCCGCTCCGGGGCCCGGCCGTCGGTCGTGGGCGCCGAAACCGTCACCTCCAATGAGTCGTCGACGAGCCGGAAGACGCAGCTGAGCACCGAGCCGGGCACGGCCTGCTGGAGCAGGATCGCGCAGGCCTCGTCGACCGCGATGCGGAGGTCCTCGATCTCGTCGAGTGTGAAGTCCAAGCGCGCTGCCAGACCGGCCGTGGCCGTCCGCAGCACGGACAGGTAGGCACCCGCAGCCGGAAGGCGGACCTCCACGAAGTCCTGATTCCCGGGCTCGCCTGCGATCTGGGACACCCTCACCTCCAAGGTGGTACAAGCACTTTCGGGGTTCCGGGACCGCCGTCGAGCGGTGGTCCGGACTGCGTCACACGGGTAACGCCCCACGTCGTTCTGCGGTGACGCTACCGCGCTCCCCAGCTCCGTGTCCCGGGGACCCCGGCCTGATGCTGTCACTCATAGTAAGCCTATGAGTACGGACAGTGGCTAGGGGTCGCGCAGGCCCAATTGGAAAGAACGGGCGCCGGGTTGACGTACCCAAACGTCAGACGATCGAACCGTCCACGAAGCACCAGCGCCAGCTCTCGCCCGGCTCGAAGGTCCTCATCACAGGGTGTGAGGTCTCCTTGAAGTGCGCCGTCGCGTGCTGGAAGGGCGACGAGTCGCAACAGCCCACGTGCCCGCACTCCAGGCACAGCCGCAACTGGACGGGGTGGCTGCCGGCCGCCCGGCACTCGAGACACGTTTCGCTCAGCGGGGCAGGCTCGGGGTGCGGCAGCGCTGCGACGTGCGGGCACTCGTTCATGATTGCCAGGTTACGACGGGAACACGGAGGGCGGAGGGGTCTGCCGATGGACGCATTGCCACTGGTGGCGCTGATCGCGGCGAGCGCCGTGGTGGCGGGGGCGGCGCGCAGGACACCGGTGCCCGCGCCGCTGCTCCTGGTCGCCGTGGGGCTCGCCGCCTCGTACCTGCCGGGCGTGCCCGACTACCACCTCGACCCGCACATCGTGCTGCCGCTGATCCTGCCCCCACTGCTGCACACCGCCGCCCTGGAGAGCTCCTACCTGGACCTGCGGGCCAACATCAGGCCCGTCGCGCTCCTGTCGGTCGGTTACGTCCTGTTCGCCACGGTCGCCGTCGGATGGCTCGCGTATCTGCTCATCCCCGACCTGCCGCTGACCGCCGCACTCGTCCTCGGTGCCGTGATCGCGCCGCCCGACGCGGTCGCCGCCACCGCCATCGCACGCAGGGTGGGTCTCCCTTCGCGGATCACCACGATCCTCCAGGGCGAGTCCCTGGTGAACGACGCGACCGCGATCACCGCCTTCAAGGTGGCCATCGCGGCAGCCGTCGGCGAGGGCGCGAGCTGGTCGGGCGGCGTCCGGGAGTTCCTGGTGGCCGCGGTCGGCGGCGTCGGCGTCGGGCTGCTCCTCATGGTGCCGATCCACTGGCTGCGCACCCACCTGAAGGAGACGATGCTGCAGAACACGCTGTCGCTGCTCATCCCCTTCGTGGCGTACGCCGCCGCGGAGCAGGTCGGCGCCTCCGGGGTGCTCGCCGTGGTCGTCGTCGCGCTCTACCTGGGGCACCGGTCATGGCAGGTCGACTTCGAGACGCGGCTCCAGGAGGCCGCGGTGTGGAAAGTCGTCGCGTTCATCCTGGAGTCGGCGGTCTTCGCACTGATCGGGCTGCAGCTGCCCGTCGTGCTGAAGGGGCTCGGCGAGTACAGCGTGGGGCAGGCCGTCTGGTACGCGATCGGGGTCTTCGTCTTCGTCGTGGTGGCCCGCTTCGTGTGGTCGTATCCGGCGACGTACCTGCCGCGCGGTCTGTCGTCGCGGATCAAGGAGCGCGAGGACGACATGGACTGGCGCAGACCGCTGATCGTCAGCTGGGCCGGCATGCGAGGTGTGGTGTCGCTCGCCATCGCGTTCTCGATCCCGCTCGTCACGGACGAGGGCGAGCCGTTCCCCGCGCGCAATCTTGTCCTGTTTCTGACGTTCACCACGGTGATCGGAACGCTCGTCGTGCAGGGCCTCTCGCTGCCGTGGCTGATCCGCGTCCTGAAACTGCCGGGCCGTGACGCGCAGGCGCAGACACTCGCGGAGGCGCAGGCGCAGAACGCCGCCTCGCAGGCCGCGGAGGCCCGGCTCGAGGAACTCATGCAGGATGAGCGCAACAGCCTTCCACAGCCCCTCCAGGACCGCCTGCGCACCGTTCTGGAGCGCCGCCGCAACTCCGTGTGGGAGCGGCTCGGTCAGGCGAACCCGGTGACGGGGGAGTCGGCGGACGGCACCTACCGGCGCCTGGCGCGTGAGGCGATCGCCGCGGAGCGCGAGGTGTTCGTGAAGATGCGGGACGAGCGGCGCATCGACGACGAGATGATGCGGACGCTGCTGCGCAAGCTCGACCTGGAGGAGGCGGCCGCCCACCGCGAGATCGAGGACTGAGGCGCCGACGCGCCTATCCGGGGGTCTCGCGCGTGCCGGTGATGACCGCGGTGAGCCGGGTACCGGGCGGGAAAGCGCCCTCTTCGGAGAGGACGGTCAGGGCGTACAGCAGCTTGGCGACGTAGAGGTGCTCCACGGAGAGGCCGGTCGGGCCCCCGTGCCGGCGCTCGAAGTCCTCGGCGAAGGCGATGAGTTCCGGCGGGGTGCGGGCGTAGCCGCCCCAGTGGAAGCGCTCGTCCAGGTGCCAGTTGGCGGTCGGTTCGCCGAACGTCCGCCGTTGCAGGGCGGCTATGCCGTCGCCCAGGAAGCCGCCTTTGAGGACCGGTATGCCGAGGGCACGCCGGTCGGGTCCGAGGCCCGCGGCGAGACCCGCCAGGGTGCCGCCGGTGCCGCACGCCACGGCCGCCACGTCGGTGTGCTCGCGCAGCTCCTCCCCGAGGGCCGTGCAGCCCCGCACGGCGAGGGGGTTGCTGCCGCCCTCCGGGATCACGTACGCGTCCTGGCAGCCCGTCTCGCGCAGCAGCACGTCCAGCGTCCCGGGCTCCGCCTTCTTCCGGTACGTCGACCGGTCCACGAAGTGCAGCCGCATGCCGTCGGCCGCGCAGCGGGCCAGGGAGGGGTTCAGCGGGCGCCCGGCGAGCTCGTCGCCGCGGACGACGCCGACCGTGGCGAGGCCGAGGAGGCGGCCCGCCGCGGCGGTGGCCCGCAGGTGGTTGGAGTAGGCGCCGCCGAACGTGAGCAGGGTGCCGTGGCCCGCGTCGGCGGCCGATCGCAGGTTCAGGACGAGCTTGCGGTACTTGTTGCCCGGCAGGTCCGGGTGGATCAGGTCGTCCCGCTTGAGCGAAAGCTCCACGCCACGGCGGCCGAAGCGGTCGTCCACGATGCGTTGCAGCGGCGACGGCAGCCGCGGGGACGGGCCGAGCGGGTCGGGCGGGGTGTGGTGCACCCCGCCATTGTCACTTGAGGCGTTCCTCGATGCGCTCCCGCATCCAGTCCATCGTGAAGCCGCGCGGGTCGACCTTGCCCGGCTGCCACTCCAGGTGGCCGATGACCGAACGCTCCGTCCAGCCGTGGTGGCGGCAGATCGCCGCCGACACCTTCTCGATGGCCTCCAGCTGCTCGTCGGGCCACGGGTCCTCGCCGTCGCCCATGTTCTCGCACTCGAAGCCGTAGAAGTGGCGGTTGCCGTCGGTGTTCCGCTCGTTGTCCGGGGGGAGGCGCTTCTCGGCGATGACCGCGCGGAGCACGTCGTCGTCGCCGAGGCCCGCGTGGTTGGCGCGGCCGTACCCGACGAGGTGGACGCGGCCGTCCTTGGTGATGACGCCGTGGCAGAGCGGCCCGGGGAGGGAGGCGGAACCGTCGCGGCAGATCTCCACCGTGTGCTCGCTGCCCCGCGTCACGGTGTGGTGGATCACCACACCGTGAACGGGCCCCCAGGGGCCTTTGTGGTTGCGGTTGTGGTGCTCCCAGTCGCCGACTTCGACGACGGTCACGCCTTCGTCTCGCAGGATGTCGAGGAACCGGCCTGCGGACATGGGTGGGGCCATGACCGTCTCCTTTGCAAGGCGCGACGGCCGCCTGTCGCGGGCCGCCTCGTACGCCCTGCTTGTACCGGAAGTACGGTGCCCGGACCAGCTGTTCGGAAGCGATCCGGGGCCTGTTCGGGCACCGTGCGAGCCGATCCGGTCAATTGGCGTGCAGGAAACCGTCTCCGTGCGTCGCGATGTGGGACTCCAGGGCCTGCAGCGCCTGCTGGGTGTCCTGCGAGGAGCCGGTGCCCCGGCGCTCCGCGTAGTACGCCGCGCCGAGCTTCTTCAGGAGTGCGTCGCCCGCACGCTTCTCCTGGACCTCGTCGATCTTCTGCTTGCCCTGGGTGAGGCCCCGCTGGGCCTGCTCTTTGGCGCGATCCAGGAAGCCTGCCATTGCTTTCTCCTGCCGGTCGGTACGGGTGGTGTGGTATGGGATTCAACGGTTGTACGGATCTTGGGGTTCCCCCGGGCGTCCGGTCAGCCCGACACCTCCCGATTTGGGCCAATCGGGTGGGAAAGTCCCTCCTGCCCCGTCGCAGGGTGATCCATTCCCGCTCGTTTGTGTAATGGCGCGAGCACGTTCCGTGCTGGAAGGGTGGGGCGCGCAGATGACCGCAGACAGCAGATGACCGCAGGTATCCGGGAGGGCATAGCCAATGTCGGTAGGCGAAGAGATCCGTTCCGAGTCGGAGCAGCCGCAGCAGAGTCTCGGCACATCCGCCGCACGGAATCTGGCCACCACCACCAAGTCCGCGCCACAGATGCAGGAGATCAGCTCGCGCTGGCTGCTGCGGATGCTGCCCTGGGTCCAGGTGCAGGGTGGTACGTACCGGGTGAACCGAAGGCTGAGCTACTCGGTCGGTGACGGTCGGGTGACCTTCGTGAAGACGGGCGACCGCGTGCAGGTCATCCCCGCGGAGCTCGGTGAGCTGTCCGTGCTGCGGGACTTCGAGGACCAGGACGTCCTCGGCGAGCTCGCGCAGCGCTGCCAGCAGCGGGAGTTCGCCCCGGGGGAGGTCCTGACCTCCTTCGGCAGTCCGGCGAACGAGGTGTTCCTGCTCGCGCACGGCCGCGTCGAGAAGATCGGCACGGGGCCGTACGGGGACGACACCGTCCTCGAAACCCTCGCCGACGGCGCCCACTTCGGCGACCAGGCACTCGTCGACTCCGAGACGATCTGGGAGTACACCGCGCGCGCGGTGACGGCGTGCACGGTCCTCGCCCTGCCCCGCCAGGACGTCGAGCAGGTCGCCGAGCGCAGCGAATCCCTCCGCGGCCACCTGGAGCGCCTGCGCGCACTGCCGGCGCAGCGCACCAACTCGTTCGGCGAGTCGCCCATCGACCTGTCGGCGGGCCACGTCGGCGAAGCCGTGCTGCCCGGCACCTTCGTGGACTACGAATCGTCGCCGCGCGAGTACGAACTGAGCGTCGCCCAGACCGTCCTGCGCGTCCACACGCGCGTGGCCGACCTCTACAACCAGCCGATGAACCAGACCGAGCAGCAGCTGCGGCTGACGGTCGAGGCGCTCAAGGAGCGCCAGGAGCACGAGCTCATCAACAACCGCGAGTTCGGCCTCCTCAACAACTGCGAGTACGACCAGCGGATGCAGCCGCACGCGGGCGTGCCCAGCCCGGACGACCTGGACGAACTGCTCAGCCGCAGGCGCGGATCCAAGCTCTTCCTCGCCCACCCGCGCGCGATCGCCGCGTTCGGCCGTGAGCTCAACAAGCGCGGACTCGTCCCCGAGACCATCGACATGAGCGGCACCAGGATTCCCACCTGGCGCGGTGTGCCGATCTTCCCGTGCAACAAGATCCCGGTCACCGACGCCAGCACGACATCCATCATCTGCATGCGTACGGGTGAGGAGGAACAAGGCGTCGTCGGCCTGCACCAGACCGGCATCCCGGACGAGATCGAGCCCAGCCTGTCCGTCCGGTTCATGGGCATCAGCGAGCAGGCGATCATCTCGTACCTGGTGTCGACCTACTACTCCGCCGCGGTGCTCGTGCCCGACGCGCTCGGCGTCCTGGAGAACGTGGAGATCGGCCGCTGGAGTT
The sequence above is a segment of the Streptomyces sp. Je 1-369 genome. Coding sequences within it:
- a CDS encoding anti-sigma regulatory factor, whose amino-acid sequence is MSQIAGEPGNQDFVEVRLPAAGAYLSVLRTATAGLAARLDFTLDEIEDLRIAVDEACAILLQQAVPGSVLSCVFRLVDDSLEVTVSAPTTDGRAPERDTFAWTVLSALAGQVDSTVAEDNTVSISLYKKRGAGPGPA
- a CDS encoding UBP-type zinc finger domain-containing protein; translated protein: MNECPHVAALPHPEPAPLSETCLECRAAGSHPVQLRLCLECGHVGCCDSSPFQHATAHFKETSHPVMRTFEPGESWRWCFVDGSIV
- a CDS encoding Na+/H+ antiporter — translated: MDALPLVALIAASAVVAGAARRTPVPAPLLLVAVGLAASYLPGVPDYHLDPHIVLPLILPPLLHTAALESSYLDLRANIRPVALLSVGYVLFATVAVGWLAYLLIPDLPLTAALVLGAVIAPPDAVAATAIARRVGLPSRITTILQGESLVNDATAITAFKVAIAAAVGEGASWSGGVREFLVAAVGGVGVGLLLMVPIHWLRTHLKETMLQNTLSLLIPFVAYAAAEQVGASGVLAVVVVALYLGHRSWQVDFETRLQEAAVWKVVAFILESAVFALIGLQLPVVLKGLGEYSVGQAVWYAIGVFVFVVVARFVWSYPATYLPRGLSSRIKEREDDMDWRRPLIVSWAGMRGVVSLAIAFSIPLVTDEGEPFPARNLVLFLTFTTVIGTLVVQGLSLPWLIRVLKLPGRDAQAQTLAEAQAQNAASQAAEARLEELMQDERNSLPQPLQDRLRTVLERRRNSVWERLGQANPVTGESADGTYRRLAREAIAAEREVFVKMRDERRIDDEMMRTLLRKLDLEEAAAHREIED
- a CDS encoding 1-aminocyclopropane-1-carboxylate deaminase/D-cysteine desulfhydrase; protein product: MHHTPPDPLGPSPRLPSPLQRIVDDRFGRRGVELSLKRDDLIHPDLPGNKYRKLVLNLRSAADAGHGTLLTFGGAYSNHLRATAAAGRLLGLATVGVVRGDELAGRPLNPSLARCAADGMRLHFVDRSTYRKKAEPGTLDVLLRETGCQDAYVIPEGGSNPLAVRGCTALGEELREHTDVAAVACGTGGTLAGLAAGLGPDRRALGIPVLKGGFLGDGIAALQRRTFGEPTANWHLDERFHWGGYARTPPELIAFAEDFERRHGGPTGLSVEHLYVAKLLYALTVLSEEGAFPPGTRLTAVITGTRETPG
- a CDS encoding N-acetylmuramoyl-L-alanine amidase, coding for MAPPMSAGRFLDILRDEGVTVVEVGDWEHHNRNHKGPWGPVHGVVIHHTVTRGSEHTVEICRDGSASLPGPLCHGVITKDGRVHLVGYGRANHAGLGDDDVLRAVIAEKRLPPDNERNTDGNRHFYGFECENMGDGEDPWPDEQLEAIEKVSAAICRHHGWTERSVIGHLEWQPGKVDPRGFTMDWMRERIEERLK
- a CDS encoding family 2B encapsulin nanocompartment shell protein: MSVGEEIRSESEQPQQSLGTSAARNLATTTKSAPQMQEISSRWLLRMLPWVQVQGGTYRVNRRLSYSVGDGRVTFVKTGDRVQVIPAELGELSVLRDFEDQDVLGELAQRCQQREFAPGEVLTSFGSPANEVFLLAHGRVEKIGTGPYGDDTVLETLADGAHFGDQALVDSETIWEYTARAVTACTVLALPRQDVEQVAERSESLRGHLERLRALPAQRTNSFGESPIDLSAGHVGEAVLPGTFVDYESSPREYELSVAQTVLRVHTRVADLYNQPMNQTEQQLRLTVEALKERQEHELINNREFGLLNNCEYDQRMQPHAGVPSPDDLDELLSRRRGSKLFLAHPRAIAAFGRELNKRGLVPETIDMSGTRIPTWRGVPIFPCNKIPVTDASTTSIICMRTGEEEQGVVGLHQTGIPDEIEPSLSVRFMGISEQAIISYLVSTYYSAAVLVPDALGVLENVEIGRWS